ATTACTGCCTTCGTCTTTTCCTCTTGCAATTTTAATTATGCGTTCAATTTGTTTAGCGGTAAATTTATCCTTCGGAAGTTCTGGCAACCCCTGAAAAGGGGGCGGGCGCGGAGTGCCAGCTTCATCAATCGCATAATATTCGTGAAATACCCTTTTTTGAAGCTCATTAATATACCATTCAACGATAACTACCATCCGCATATAGTCGTCTGAATCGGGAAACAATTCAAGATCCCTTTCAGTATTCGTCAAAGGAAGCCCTATTCTGAACAGTTTTACGTGACAAAGTTCATGGCGTACGCTGAAAAGCGTTGCACCCCCATACAGCACTATTTCTGCTCGGTCATTAGACCAAATGAAGATTTCCGCTCGTTTTCCAATTTTACCCGTTTTCTCGGCGTATCTTACTTCAAAAGCCACATCTTCGATGCCGAGTCTGCGTTTCCCACTGCTTATCATTTGCAACACTTCATCTCTCAGCAACATGATCCCTTATTCCTCCGAAGCTTTCTACTGCTGTTCAAAACAGTCATTTCCACAGTTGAAAGCTCTTTCGTATGGAAAATTATTTATTCATATACGTATGTATGATGGAAGGGATGATATGTATGGCTAAATGTCCAAAATGTGGAAAAGACATCTCTAGGCCCAGAAAGACTTGGAAGATGGCAGGGCGACCAGACAGAAGTGGTAAAAGACTTGAACTTGAAATCGGGCTTTTCGATTGTCCTAAATGTGGAAAGGCCTTCCGTAAAGCATTAAGCAAAAAGAAAATTTAAAAGCACCATTTTTTCATCCTCTCTTTTTTCTTTTTTTTTGGCTTCTGAAATTAAACGAAAACGTAAATAACTGAAACTTGAAAACAACAGACGTGATTCTAGTGAACGCTGATGTAATAGTTGTCGGTGCTGGTCCCGCCGGTTCTTTTTCTGCCTTGCAGGCGGCGAAACTAAGTGCTCAAGTCATTATTTGCGAAGAACACGACAAAATTGGTGTTCCTTCACACTGCACAGGTCACGTAAGCTTCAATGGCATAAGACGCTTCAATCTCCGTTTGCCTAAAAACGTCTTTGAGAACGAGATTAAATCAGCAACCTTCTATTCTCCTTCTGGCTACCGATTTTCAGTTCGATTTTCCTCTCCGGTGACTTGTGTTGTTAACAGGGAGCTTTTCGATCAGCATCTTTATAGCATGGCTTTAAAGGCTGGTGTGAAAATTCTCGA
This window of the Candidatus Bathyarchaeota archaeon genome carries:
- a CDS encoding chorismate-binding protein gives rise to the protein MAKCPKCGKDISRPRKTWKMAGRPDRSGKRLELEIGLFDCPKCGKAFRKALSKKKI